The following is a genomic window from Campylobacter concisus.
AAAACAAAATCCTAAGTGGATGGAACTAATAGATAGGATAGGAAAAGAGGATTTATGACGCTATTTAAACAAATTATGATCGCCGTGATAACTTTTGGTATCATGATTTTTATGGCTGTTGGCTACTTAAATTTTAAGAGCCTAAATGGATATATTAATGACCAGCTTGGTGAAAATGCAAGACACACAGCAAATTCGCTTGGACTTGCTTTAAAGCCTATTATCGATCCAGACGATATGTCCTTGGCTCAAACAATGATAAATTCTATGTTTGACAGCGGTAGATATAAGCTTATTAAACTTGAAGATGTTGATGGTAAGGTTCTTATTGAAAATTCTCAACAAACTGTTGTTAAAGATATTCCCGAGTGGTTTTACAAAATAGCCAAGTTTGAAGCACCAATAGCAGATAGCGAGATTATGACTGGCTGGGCAAAATTTGGTACGCTTTATGTTCAAGGCAGCACTGCACTTGCCTATAATGAGCTTTATACCAACTCAAAAAATATTTTTAATTTTCTTCTTCTAATGATAATTGTCACTCTTGTGGTAGCATATTTTGCTCTAAAAGCTATTTTTAGGCCGCTTATGAAGGTTCAAGATCAGGCTGAGGCCATACTTGATAATAAATTTATTATTCAGAAAAGAATTCCATTTACAGCCGATCTTAAAAAAATGGTTCTAGCTATGAACTCTATGGTTAGCAAGGTAAAAGACATTTTTGAGAGAGAGGCAGCCACACTTAGTAAGTATCAAGAACTTTTATATAAAGATACAATGAGTGGTGCTAATAATAGAAGATTTTTTCAAACTAAATTTAGTGAGTATCTAGCTAGTGAAGAGTATTCAAGTGGAGTTACTTTGCTTGTTAGTTTTAAAGATCTAATAAATTTAAAAAGTACGCTTGGCTTTGAGAAATGGCAAAGCGTTGTAATGAAAATAGCTCAAATTTTACAAGAAAAATCAATCCATAATGATAAAAATGCGATTGTTGCAAGGCTTAACGATAATGATTTCATTGTACTTTCGTATGGTAGAAATTCATCAAATTTCTTGGCTCTATGTGATGAAATTATGAATGAGTTTAAAAAGCTTTATGCAAATTTTGCACTAAATGATAGCGAGTATCCAGTAAATGCTGCGATAGTTGAGTATTCACCAAATACTGATATCAAGACACTTCTTACTTCAGCTGACGTTACATTGGCTAGTTCAAGACTTGCTGGTAGCTTTGCATATAAGGTATTTAATGAAAATCAAAATACTTTAGTGATTGGTAAAGAGAAGTATAAAGAGCTTATTTTTGACTCAATAAAAGAAGATGAATTTAAATTCGCAGCTCAAAAGGTGATTGATCTTAATTCAAATTTTGAGCAGTATGAGCTTTATTTGAGGCTTGTTGATAAGGATGGAGTATGGCGTATGGCCTCATATTTCATGCCGATGGTAAATGAGCTAAATCTAGGCGCAATGCTTGATCTTCACATCTTAAATAGGGTAGCCAGAATTTTACCGGAGAATATCTTACCAAGTGGCAACTTGGCAATAAATTTGGGCAAAGAGATATTAAACTCAGATGAAAATTTTTCAAAACTTGAAGCTACGCTTAAAAAGATAAGTCAAATTTCGAAATATAAAAACTATATAGAAATTCCAAATAAAGACGATATTAGTATAGAAAGTATAGTTAAACTTACTAAAAAATTAAAAGAACTTGGCTTTGGATTTGGTTTTGACCACTTCGAGCTTAACGCAAAAGGTATCGAGAAACTAAAAGAATTTAACCCTGATTATGTAAAAATTCAGTCAAATGTCTTGATTGACTTCTTAAGTGATAAGTCAGGAGTAAACACAAAACAATCACTTGATGTTGTTTTAAGCTCAAAAGACATTATTTTGATCGCAATCGGTGTTGAAGGCGAAGAGCAGAAGAAAAAGTTAATCGATCTTGGCATTAAAAATATGCAAGGAATTTATATAGATGAAATTAAGAACATTGGATGATAGATGCATAGTGATAAGATAAAAGATGAGCTGCTTCAATGTTTGGTTATTTTTACCAAGCTTCATAATAATCCATACAGTGCCGATGCTTTAACTATTGGCTTGCCAGTAAAAGATAGCGATGAGATTGAGCTTTTTTCACTTAAAAGCTCAAGGTCTTTATTTTCTCGTGCTGCTTCTCGTGCCGGCTTTGCTTCTACCCTTGTAAGAAAAGATCTTGAACAAATCTCTCCTTTAGTTTTACCTTGCATTTTAATGCTTAGAGGCAAAAAAGCTTGCATCTTGCAATCTTTTAGTAAAGATAAAAAGACAGCAAATATCATAACACCAGAACTTTCAACTGGTACTAGCGCGATAGAAATAAGTAAATTAAAAGAAGAATATTTAGGCTATGCATACTATCTAAAGCGCGAGTTTGTTCCAGAGGATACTAGCTCAACAAAGCTAATTGATGCGGGCAATGACCACTGGTTTTGGGGAACTCTAAAGCGTTCAAAAAAGATTTATTTTGATGTTGTTCTTGCAAGTTTTATTATAAATTTATTTGTTCTTGCTAGTCCACTTTTTACGATGAACGTATATGACCGTGTCGTGCCAAATAATGCGGTTGAGACACTTTGGGTCTTGGCACTTGGTGTAAGTGTAGTTTATGGCATAGATCTTTTTTTAAAATTTGTAAGATCATATTTTCTTGAGATTGCTGGCAAAAAGAGTGACATCATAATGAGCTCTATTTTATTTGAGCGCGTTATGGATATGAAATTTAGCAATAAACCAAAATCTGTTGGTTCATTCGCTAGTAATCTAAAAGAGTTTGATACGGTTAGAAATTTCTTCTCATCAGCCTCATTGGCAGCCATTGTCGATCTTCCATTTGCGATCATTTTCTTGATAGTTACTTATTTTATAGGAAGCTATATCGTACTTGTGCCGATTGTTATTATGATAGCTATTTTATGTTATACGTTTTTTATAAAAGATCCACTTCAAAATGCTATTAAGAGTACATTTGAGGCTTCGGCTATAAAAAATGGAATTTTGATAGAGAGCCTTAGTAGTCTTGAGACTATAAAAACTCTTGGTGCTAGTGGCCATATACAATGGAACTGGGAAGAGGCAACTGGTGAGATAGCAAATAGAAGCATTAAATCAAAAATTATCACAACTTCGATAACCACTGTTACATCTTTTTTAGTGCAATTAAATACTATTGCCATTATCGTTCTTGGCGTCTATATGATACAAGATACGCATCTTACAATGGGTGGTCTTATTGCTGCGGTTATGCTTAGCTCTCGCGCTATCGCTCCTATGGGACAGGTGGCTTCGCTGGCTGCAAATTTTGAGCAGACAAAAACAGCCTATCAAAGTCTTAGTAAGATTATGCAAATGCCTGTTGAAAGGCCAGAAGGTAAAAAATTTGTTAGAAGAAATTCTTTTGATGGAAAGATCGAGTTTAAAAATGTAAGCTTTACTTATCCAGATACCACAAAAGGTTCGCTTGATAGGATAAATTTTGTTATTCAGCCAGGTGAAAAAGTTGGCATTATAGGCAAAAATGGCTCTGGAAAAACTACTTTACAAAAGCTCATTTTGGGACTTTACTCACCAACTGAAGGCTCAGTGCTAATTGATGGTATTGATATTAATCAAATCGACCCAGCCGATCTTAGGCGAAATATCGGCTACGTTCCGCAAGATGTTGTGCTTTTTAAAGGAACGGTTAGAGAAAATATTGTTCAAAAAGCACCATATGTTGATGATATTCAGATTATAAAAGCAGCTAAAGTAAGTGGAGTTGATGAGTATGTAAATGCCCATCCACTTGGATTTGATATGCCAGTCTTTGAAAGAGGTGACGGCATAAGTGGCGGACAGCGTCAAAGTATAGCTGTGGCTAGGGCATTTTTGCTAGATAGTCCTATTATTTTGCTTGATGAGCCAACAAATTCTCTTGATAATACAGTTGAAAATAAGTTAAAAATAAATTTAAAGACAAATACGGCAAATAAAACGATGCTGCTTGTTACACATAGGACGTCGATGCTAGATCTTGTTGATAGACTTATAGTTATGGACAATGGCAAAATTTTATTGGACGGACCAAGAGATGAAGTTTTAGCAAGACTTAGTGGGAAGTGATCATGCAAGAAGATATCAAGAATAAACAAAATGAAAATCCAAAAAATGAAAAAAGATTAATTTCTGAAAATAACATAAAAGAACAAGAGGAAGCTAGTAATAAAATTTTAAATAGTGTAGATGATATAAAGTCTAATCTTCAAACAAAAAATTATGATGCTTATGATTTGAAATTTATGTCAAGTCTTTCTGAGGCTGTTTTGGCTAAAGCCCCATCTACATCTAAAAAGATACTCTATACGGTTGCTATAACTATGTTTTGGCTTCTTGTTTGGGCCTCTTGGGCACAAATAGATGAGATCACAAGAGGTAGTGGTAAAATCATCCCGTCTGGGAAAAACCAAGCGATACAAAATCTCGAAGGCGGTATAGTCGATCAAATTTTTGTAAAAGAGGGTGATGAAGTCAAAAAAGATCAAATTCTAATAAGGCTAGATAATAAAAATTTTACGAGTAGTTATGGCGAGTCAAAACTAAGACTTGATGAACTTCAAGCAAAATTTATGAGACTTGATGCTGAGGCAAATGATAAGGAATTCGACTACGACGAAGCTAGAGATGCGAACAATAGTAAAGCCATAAGATACGAGCTAAGTCTGCATAATTCAAATATCGATCACTTAAATGAACAGATAGGAATTTTAACAGAGCAAATTCATCAACGCCAGAGTGAGTTGGTCGAACTAAAAAATAAAATTTCTCAAACCCAAAATAGCTACAACCTTGTTCTAAAAGAAAAGGCCATTATGGAGCCAATCTTTAAAAAAGGTCTTGTTAGTGAGGTCGAGTATATCCAGCTTCAAAGACGCGTAAACGATCTAAGAGGTGAGCTCGATGCTGCCGTTCTTGCCGTACCAAGAGTTGAATCAAC
Proteins encoded in this region:
- a CDS encoding LapD/MoxY N-terminal periplasmic domain-containing protein is translated as MTLFKQIMIAVITFGIMIFMAVGYLNFKSLNGYINDQLGENARHTANSLGLALKPIIDPDDMSLAQTMINSMFDSGRYKLIKLEDVDGKVLIENSQQTVVKDIPEWFYKIAKFEAPIADSEIMTGWAKFGTLYVQGSTALAYNELYTNSKNIFNFLLLMIIVTLVVAYFALKAIFRPLMKVQDQAEAILDNKFIIQKRIPFTADLKKMVLAMNSMVSKVKDIFEREAATLSKYQELLYKDTMSGANNRRFFQTKFSEYLASEEYSSGVTLLVSFKDLINLKSTLGFEKWQSVVMKIAQILQEKSIHNDKNAIVARLNDNDFIVLSYGRNSSNFLALCDEIMNEFKKLYANFALNDSEYPVNAAIVEYSPNTDIKTLLTSADVTLASSRLAGSFAYKVFNENQNTLVIGKEKYKELIFDSIKEDEFKFAAQKVIDLNSNFEQYELYLRLVDKDGVWRMASYFMPMVNELNLGAMLDLHILNRVARILPENILPSGNLAINLGKEILNSDENFSKLEATLKKISQISKYKNYIEIPNKDDISIESIVKLTKKLKELGFGFGFDHFELNAKGIEKLKEFNPDYVKIQSNVLIDFLSDKSGVNTKQSLDVVLSSKDIILIAIGVEGEEQKKKLIDLGIKNMQGIYIDEIKNIG
- a CDS encoding HlyD family type I secretion periplasmic adaptor subunit, producing the protein MQEDIKNKQNENPKNEKRLISENNIKEQEEASNKILNSVDDIKSNLQTKNYDAYDLKFMSSLSEAVLAKAPSTSKKILYTVAITMFWLLVWASWAQIDEITRGSGKIIPSGKNQAIQNLEGGIVDQIFVKEGDEVKKDQILIRLDNKNFTSSYGESKLRLDELQAKFMRLDAEANDKEFDYDEARDANNSKAIRYELSLHNSNIDHLNEQIGILTEQIHQRQSELVELKNKISQTQNSYNLVLKEKAIMEPIFKKGLVSEVEYIQLQRRVNDLRGELDAAVLAVPRVESTIKEAKNKIEEVKLAFKNNAKKELNEVSAEIARINESQISLSDRVERTYVRSPVNGIVSKMMVHTVSGVIKPGENIAEIVPLEDKLVAEVKVKPADVAFLRPGLDTMVKFTAYDFSIYGGLKGKVTQISADTETNEKTGESYYLVRIETEKNYLGSEEKPLRIKVGMIVSADIITGKKTILDYLLKPILKAKQNALTER
- a CDS encoding type I secretion system permease/ATPase, whose protein sequence is MHSDKIKDELLQCLVIFTKLHNNPYSADALTIGLPVKDSDEIELFSLKSSRSLFSRAASRAGFASTLVRKDLEQISPLVLPCILMLRGKKACILQSFSKDKKTANIITPELSTGTSAIEISKLKEEYLGYAYYLKREFVPEDTSSTKLIDAGNDHWFWGTLKRSKKIYFDVVLASFIINLFVLASPLFTMNVYDRVVPNNAVETLWVLALGVSVVYGIDLFLKFVRSYFLEIAGKKSDIIMSSILFERVMDMKFSNKPKSVGSFASNLKEFDTVRNFFSSASLAAIVDLPFAIIFLIVTYFIGSYIVLVPIVIMIAILCYTFFIKDPLQNAIKSTFEASAIKNGILIESLSSLETIKTLGASGHIQWNWEEATGEIANRSIKSKIITTSITTVTSFLVQLNTIAIIVLGVYMIQDTHLTMGGLIAAVMLSSRAIAPMGQVASLAANFEQTKTAYQSLSKIMQMPVERPEGKKFVRRNSFDGKIEFKNVSFTYPDTTKGSLDRINFVIQPGEKVGIIGKNGSGKTTLQKLILGLYSPTEGSVLIDGIDINQIDPADLRRNIGYVPQDVVLFKGTVRENIVQKAPYVDDIQIIKAAKVSGVDEYVNAHPLGFDMPVFERGDGISGGQRQSIAVARAFLLDSPIILLDEPTNSLDNTVENKLKINLKTNTANKTMLLVTHRTSMLDLVDRLIVMDNGKILLDGPRDEVLARLSGK